The Brassica napus cultivar Da-Ae chromosome C7, Da-Ae, whole genome shotgun sequence genome has a segment encoding these proteins:
- the LOC125590564 gene encoding secreted RxLR effector protein 161-like — translation MDKIPYASAVGSLMYAMVGSRPDLAFAVGLVSRFMSKTSREHWETVKWMMRYLQGAKDVCLIFTKAWHFDIEGFSDSDKRRSVTGYVFKVVGNTISWRSCLQHVVALSTTEAEYMALSEATKEGLWLREFCGELSFNSEFFKLHCDAQSAIFLAKNSVHHDRTKHVASKIHFIRDIIDFGMVKVLKIHATLNPADILTKSLPGNAFEKHLVTLEVVA, via the coding sequence ATGGACAAGATTCCATATGCAAGCGCTGTTGGAAGTCTAATGTATGCTATGGTTGGCTCTAGACCTGATCTTGCGTTTGCTGTTGGTTTGGTGAGTAGGTTTATGTCTAAAACAAGTAGAGAACATTGGGAAACTGTGAAATGGATGATGAGATATCTTCAGGGAGCTAAAGATGTGTGTTTGATATTCACAAAAGCATGGCATTTTGATATAGAAGGCTTCAGCGATTCTGACAAGAGGAGGTCAGTGACCGGTTATGTGTTCAAAGTGGTAGGTAATACTATCAGTTGGAGATCGTGTCTTCAGCATGTTGTGGCTTTGTCAACAACAGAGGCTGAGTATATGGCACTATCAGAGGCTACAAAGGAAGGATTATGGTTGAGGGAATTTTGCGGTGAATTGAGTTTTAATTCAGAGTTCTTCAAGCTACATTGTGACGCTCAGAGTGCTATTTTCCTAGCTAAGAACTCGGTTCATCATGACAGGACCAAGCATGTTGCTAGTAAGATTCATTTCATTCGTGACATCATTGATTTTGGAATGGTAAAAGTTCTAAAGATTCATGCTACTTTGAACCCTGCTGATATCCTAACAAAGAGTTTACCTGGTAACGCGTTCGAGAAGCATCTCGTAACGCTGGAGGTCGTTGCCTGA